The following is a genomic window from Salvelinus fontinalis isolate EN_2023a chromosome 11, ASM2944872v1, whole genome shotgun sequence.
acacctattcacatccCCCCACACAACTATTCACATCCCCCCACACGCCTATacacatccccccacacacctattcacacccccccacacacctattcacatccccccacacacctatccacatccccccacacacctattcacatccccccacacacctattcacatccccccacacacctattcacatccccccacacacctattcacatccccccacaaacctattcacatcccccccacacacctattcacatcccccccacacacctattcacatcccccccacacacctattcacacccccccacacacctattcacacccccccacacacccacacacctactcatatccccccacacacctatacacatccccccacacacccacatacCTATACACATCCCCccgcacacccacacacctattcacatccccccacacacctattcacatcccccaacacacctattcacatcccccccacacacctattcacatccccccacacacctattcccatcccccccacacacctattcgcatcccccccacacacctattcatatcccccccacacacctattcacatccccccacacacctattcacatccccccacacacctattcacatccccccacacacctattcacatccccccacacacctattcacatccccccgcacacctattcacatcccccccacacacctattcacatccccccacacacctattcacatcgccccacacacctattcacatccccccacacacccacacacctattcacatccccccacacacccacacacctattcacatccccccacacacctgttcacatccccccacacacccacacacctattcacatcctcccacacacccacacacctattcacatccccccacacacccacacacctattcacatccccccacacacctattcgcatccccccacacacctatacacatccccccacacacctattcacatccccccacacacctattcacatccccccacacacctattcacatccTCCCCTCACACCTATTCACATCGccccacacacctattcacatccccccacacacccacacacctattCACAACCCCCCACACAACTATTCACATCCCCAAACACACCTAttcacatccccccacacacccacacacctattcacatccccccacacaaccacacacctattcacatccccccacacacccacacacctattcacatccccccacacacctattcacatccccccacacacctgttcacatccccccacacacccacacacctattcacatccccccacacacccacacacctattcacatccccccacacacctattcacatcccccccacacacctattcacatcccctcacacacctattcacatcccccccacacacctattcacatccccccacacacacacccacacgcccacacacacaaactctccatTTCTCACACTTTAAAATatatctgcacacacacacacacgcacacacacacacacacacacctccccttaATTGTTCTCAGTGTCACATTTCTTGGCTTAACTGTCTCCTGAGCGTAGTAAATGGATTGGCTGGGTGGGactgtactgtaggttactgggTCACTTCCCACAATAACTGCctgcaccctctctctccagtcaattCAATTgaaggggctttattgacatgggaaacatatgttaacattgtcaaagcaagtgaggtagataataaacaaaagtgaaataaacaatacaaattaacagttaacattccactcacagaagttccaaaagaataaagacattacaaatgtcatattatgtctatatacagtgttgtaacgatgtacaaatggttaaagtacaaagggggaaataaataagcataaatatgggttgtaatCTCACAGTTTCAATTCTCGTGCCTGATCACAAATCACACAGGATCTTTTATAGAAGATAACATAAGTTACCTTTTATTCCTGAAACACTTTGCCAGACACACTTGGATTAGAATAGTAGTAGTTTTTAAGTTTGTTTTCAAAACAACAACTTGCTGGCGTTGCAAAGTGTGACaaagaaaaataaaaataaaaatgtgtataGTTCATCCTGTCATTTTTTTGCCTTCCTTTTTTTTTAGAGAAACGTATTGCCTCTACGACCTGGATTTCCTGTTCAGCGCTAGACTGGCACTTTGTGTTGAAGTGTTGTTCTGTAGTGTCGGCTTTTCCAGTTAGCTTCGCCATGTTCCCCCAATCAGACAATTTACACCACAGTCATCCATCTGTGACCCAAGCTGTAaaatcctcatcctctctctccccccctgcctAGGCAATTCCAATGAGACCCAATTCCTTCTTAGAAAGGAAATACACCATTTATCAGAATAGGAAATGAAAGGGCTGCTGTTTTCTCTGTTTACAACAGAAAAAGCCTTTGCCACTTTGTCTCAGTGTTTTGTGAAGTAATAGTATTTGGCTtgatatctgtttttttttcttcttctggcaATCTGTTTTTTCTACGTAAGCTCTGGTATTTCCAATTAACACCCCATAGGTGTTCATTTTTTTGTGAACAGATTCCGTCTTGCTTTCTAAAACAAACCTGAGATTCCACCTCGGCAGAGAGCAGTAGACTAAACATAGGGGAAAGACTAAATGGAAAACCTTAATTTTCTCAGCGTACAACTGTGAGGAGAGAGtcatggagggagggaaagagacatggagagagagagagagacagacatggagagagagagagagacatggagagagggagagagacatggagagagggagagagacatggagggagggagggagggagggagggagggagggagggagggagggagagagggagagagggagagagggagagagggagagagggagggagggagggagggagggagggagggagggagagagggagagattgtaaTTGAAGAAttcatagaatctaaccacttctgggaaaattggaacacactaaacaaacaacaacgcaAAGAGTTATCTGTCCAAAACAGAGACGTATGAATAAACCACTTCTAAAATcgttttggctctataacaaagaacaaacagcaaaaacatacacagtacatgatcaaataccaatcttagaatcagctattaaagaataccagaacccactggattctccaattatattgaatgaactacaggacaaaatacaaaccctccaacccaaaaggcctgtggtgttgatggtatccttgtTAGGGTACaaaggggaaaataaataaacataaatatgggttgtatttacaatggtgtttgttcttcactggttgcccttttccttgtggcagcaggtcacaaatcttgctgctgtgatgcacttCCACACTGTGGTAATTCagccaatagatatgggagtttatcaaaatcgggtttgtcttcgaattctttgtgggtctgtgtaatctgagggaaatatgtgtctctaatatggtcatacatttgtcaggaggttaggaagtgcagctcagtttccacctcattttgtgggcagtgagcacatagcctgtcttctcttgagagccatgtctgcctcaattccaaggctatgctcactgagtctgtacatagtcaaagctttccttaaatttgggtcagtcaaagtggtattgctctgttcaagtagagtgtgattttgctgtggtcgtGAACGCTCTAAGATACTCTGGGTTGAGgccagtgataaagtagtctacagtactactgccaagagatgagctataggtgtacctactgtaggagtctcctcgaagcctaccattaactatgtacatacccagcatgcAACAGAGCTGCTggagttgtgacctgtttttgttggttatgttgtcctagttgtgtctaggggggcatattggggagggaatgctgtcacctccaggcaggtgtttgtccccctgtgtgctgaggatgtcaggttcttgtccaatTCTAttatttaggtcgccacagactagtacatgtccctgggcctggaaatgattgatttccccctccaggatggagaagctgtcttcattaaagtatggggattctagtagggggatataggtagcacacaggaggacatttttctctttagagatcatttccttattaatttctagacagatataaaatgttcctgttttcactaatttaatagagtgggttaggtctgctctatactgaattagcataccccctgagtcccttccctgtttcacacctgatagcttggtggatgggactaccagctctctgtaacctagagcgtaaccagtgggtccgtctcctctataccatgtttcacacctggtagtttgatggatgggactaccagctctctgtaacctagagggcaaccagtgggtccgtctcctctataccaggtttcttgcaggatgacaatgtctgtatttccaatttctttgatgaagtccaggttcctgctctttaggtcaaaggcagatgacctcaggcctgggatattccaggatgagatagtgaaggctttgtgttccataaagtgtccaatgttgttggttgtgtggtttggcctcaggccagtaagtgtgagcagagcctgctgagcatctggtacatgccattggcttgggcgagtgtcagagtgggggttgggcctgttttcatctctctctctctatttcgctGATGTTTTGGAAAGGACACTCAGTCAGGGATACCTCCGCATCAGCTTCCTCTTGTATCAGCTTCCTCCGCATCAGCTTCCTCTGCATCAGCTTCCTCCGCATCAGCTTCCTCTGCATCAGCTTCCTCTACATCAGCTTCCTCTGCATCAGCTTCCTCTGCATCAGCTTCCTCTGCATCAGCTTCCTCTACATCAGCTTCCTCTACATCAGCTTCCTCTGTATCAGCTTCCTCTGCATCAGCTTCCTCTACATCAGCTTCCTCTGCATCAGCTTCCTCTGCATCAGCTTCCTCTGCATCAGCTTCCTCTACATCAGCTTCCTCTACATCAGCTTCCTCTGTATCAGCTTCCTCTGCATCAGCTTCCTCTGCATCAGCTTCCTCCGCATCAGCTTCCTCTGCATCAGCTTCCTCTGCATCAGCTTCCTCTTGTATCAGCTTCCTCCGCATCAGCTTCCTCCGCATCAGCTTCCTCCGCATCAGCTTCCTCCGCATCAGCTTCCTCCGCATCAGCTTCCTCTGCATCAGCTTCCTCTTGTATCAGCTTCCTCCGCATCAGCTTCCTCTGCATCAACTTCCTCTGCATCAGCTTCCTCGGCATCATCTTCCTCTGCATCAGCTTCCTCTTGTATCAGCTTCCTCCGCATCAGCTTCCTCTTGTATCAGCTTCCTCCGCATCAGCTTCCTCTGCATCAGCTTCCTCGGCATCATCTTCCTCTGCATCAGCTTCCTCTTGTATCAGCTTCCTCCGCATCAGCTTCCTCTTGTATCAGCTTCCTCCGCATCAGCTTCCTCTGCATCAGCTTCCTCCGCATCAGCTTCCTCCACATCAGCTTCCTCTGCATCAGCTTCCTCTTGTATCAGCTTCCTCCGCATCAGCTTCCTCTTGTATCAGCTTCCTCCGCATCAGCTTCCTCTGCATCAGCTTCCTCCGCATCAGCTTCCTCTTGCATCAGCTTCCTCCGCATCAGCTTCCTCTTGCATCAGCTTCCTCTTGCATCAGCTTCCTCCGCATCAGCTTCCTCTTGCATCAGCTTCCTCCGCATCAGCTTCCTCTTGCATCAGCTTCCTCCGCATCAGCTTCCTCTGCATCAGCTTCCTCCGCATCAGCTTCCTCTTGCATCAGCTTCCTCCGCATCAGCTTCCTCTTGCATCAGCTTCCTCTTGTATCAGCTTCCTCCGCATCAGCTTCCTCCGCATCAGCTTCCCCTGCATCAGCTTCCCCTGCATCAGCTTCCTCCGCATCAGCTTCCTCCGCATCAGCTTCCTCTTGCATCAGCTTCCCCTGCATCAGCTTCCCCCGCATCAGCTTCCTCTGCATCAGCTTCCTCTGCATCAGCTTCCTCCGCATCAGCTTCCCCTGCATCAGCTTCCTCTGCATCAGCTTCCTCTAGATCAGCTTCCTCTTGCATCAGCTTCCTCTTGTATCAGCTTCCTCCGCATCAGCTTCCTCCGCATCAGCTTCCCCTGCATCAGCTTCCCCTGCATCAGCTTCCCCTGCATCAGCTTCCTCCGCATCAGCTTCCTCTGCATCAGCTTCCCCTGCATCAGCTTCCTCTGCATCAGCTTCCCCTGCATCAGCTTCCTCTGCATCAGCTTCCTCTTGCATCAGCTTCCCCTGCATCAGCTTCCTCTGCATCAGCTTCCTCCGCATCAGCTTCCTCCGCATCAGCTTCCTCCGCATCAGCTTCCTCCGCATCAGCTTCCTCCGTATCAGCTTACTCTGCATTAGCTTCCGCTGCATCAGCTTCCTCTGCATCAGCTTCCCCTGCATCAGCTTCCTCTTGCATCAGCTTCCCCTGCATCAGCTTCCTCTGCATCAGCTTCCTCTGCATCAGCTTCCTCTTGTATCAGCTTCCTCCGCATCAGCTTCCTCTGCATCAGCTTCCTCCGCATCAGCTTCCTCCGCATCAGCTTCCTCCGCATCAGCTTCCTCCGCATCAGCTTCCTCTTGTATCAGCTTCCTCCGCATCAGCTTCCTCCGCATCAGCTTCCTCTGCATCAGCTTCCTCTGCATCATCTTCCTCTGCATCAGCTTCCTCTTGTATCAGCTTCCTCCGCATCAGCTTCCTCTTGTATCAGCTTCCTCCGCATCAGCTTCCTCTGCATCAGCTTCCTCCGCATCAGCTTCCTCCGCATCAGCTTCCTCCACATCAGCTTCCTCCGCATCAGCTTCCTCTTGTATCAGCTTCCTCCGCATCAGCTTCCTCTTGTATCAGCTTCCTCCGCATCAGCTTCCTCTGCATCAGCTTCCTCTACATCAGCTTCCTCTGCATCAGCTTCCTCCGCATCAGCTTCCTCTTGCATCAGCTTCCTCTTGCATCAGCTTCCTCCGCATCAGCTTCCTCTTGCATCAGCTTCCTCCGCATCAGCTTCCTCTGCATCAGCTTCCTCTTGTATCAGCTTCCTCCGCATCAGCTTCCTCTTGTATCAGCTTCCTCCGCATCAGCTTCCTCCGCATCAGCTTCCTCTGCATCAGCTTCCTCCGCATCAGCTTCCTCTTGCATCAGCTTCCTCCGCATCAGCTTCCTCTTGCATCAGCTTCCTCCGCATCAGCTTCCTCTTGCATCAGCTTCCTCCGCATCAGCTTCCTCTTGCATCAGCTTCCTCTTGTATCAGCTTCCTCCGCATCAGCTTCCTCCGCATCAGCTTCCCCTGCATCAGCTTCCCCTGCATCAGCTTCCTCCGCATCAGCTTCCTCCGCATCAGCTTCCTCTGCATCAGCTTCCTCTGCATCAGCTTCCTCTTGCATCAGCTTCCCCTGCATCAGCTTCCCCCGCATCAGCTTCCTCCGCATCAGCTTCCTCTGCATCAGCTTCCTCCGCATCAGCTTCCCCTGCATCAGCTTCCTCTGCATCAGCTTCCTCTAGATCAGCTTCCTCTTGCATCAGCTTCCTCTTGTATCAGCTTCCTCCGCATCAGCTTCCTCCGCATCAGCTTCCCCTGCATCAGCTTCCCCTGCATCAGCTTCCCCTGCATCAGCTTCCTCCGCATCAGCTTCCTCTGCATCAGCTTCCCCTGCATCAGCTTCCTCTGCATCAGCTTCCCCTGCATCAGCTTCCTCTGCATCAGCTTCCTCTTGCATCAGCTTCCCCTGCATCAGCTTCCTCTGCATCAGCTTCCTCTGCATCAGCTTCCTCCGCATCAGCTTCCTCCGCATCAGATTCCTCCGCATCAGCTTCCTCCGTATCAGCTTCCTCTGCATCAGCTTCCGCTGCATCAGCTTCCTCTGCATCAGCTTCCCCTGCATCAGCTTCCTCTTGCATCAGCTTCCCCTGCATCAGCTTCCCCTGCAGCAGCTTCCTCTGTATCAGCTTCCTCTGCATCAGCTTCCTCTGCATCAGCTTCCTCTGAATGAGCTTCCTCTGCATCAGCTTCCTCTGTATCAGCTTCCTCTACATCATCTTCCTCTACATCATCTTCCTCTGCATCAGCTTCCTCTGCATCAGCTTCCTCTGTATCAGCTTCCTCTGTATGAGTTCTCTCAAACCACTGGTATCCTTATTCACAGATCCTGTTGTTGACGTTGCTCATGCAAATATGATCTGACCAaagatatatgtgtgtgtgtgtgtgtgtgtgtgtgtgtgtgtgtgtgtgtgtgtgtgtgtgtgtgtgtgtgtgtgtgtgtgtgtgtgtgtgtgtgtgtgtgtgtgtgtgtgtgtatgtgtgtgtgtgtgtgtaatcaggCAAAGCTGACACCCAGAGCCTGCTGTGTccatcaatgtaaatagtctgccAGACCACTGTTTTATAGAACACAGAGACTGTTTTATagaacacagactgttttatAGAACACAAATACTGTTTTATTGAACACAGAGACTGTTTTATAGAACACAGATACTGTTTTATTGAACACAGATACTGTTTTATAGAACACAGAGACCACTGTTTTATAGTACACAGACTGTTTTATAGAACACATAGACTGTTTTATAGAACACAGAGACTGTTTTATAGAACACAGAGACTGTTTTATAGAACACAGAGACTGTTTTATAGAACACAGAGACTGTTTTATAGAACACAGAGACCACTGTTTTATAGAACACAGAGACCACTGTTTTATAGAACACAGAGACTGTTTTATAGAACACAGAGACTGTTTTATAGAGCATAGAGATTGTTATATAGAACACAGAGACTGTTTTATAGAACACAGAGACTGTTATATAGAACACAGATACTGTTTTATAGAACACAGAGACCACTGATTTATAGAACACAGAGACCACTGTTTTATAGAACACAGAGACTGTTTTATAGAACACGGAGACTCTTTTATAGAACACAGAGACTGTTTTATAGAACACAGAGACCACTGTTTTATAGAACACAGAGACTGTTTTATTGAACACAGATACTGTTTTATAGAACACAGAGACCACTGTTTTATAGAACACAGAGACCACTGTTTTATAGAACACAGAGACTGTTTTATAGAACACAGAGACTGTTATATAGAACACAGAGACTGTTTTATAGAACACAGATTCCACTGacaaatgttatttgatttattCCCATTTGTGAATAAATGTGAACTACTGATTGTAGTCAATAtcttccctttctttctctctctctctatatatatatatatctttatttaTTCCTTCCTCCTTCTTgttctcttctttcctctctgtcAGTTACATCTATGATCCGACCGCTCCGGTGGACGTCCACGGCAGGAAGAGGGACCCGGCTGAGAGCTCTCTCTACCAGTCCCACCACCTACCAGGAGACAGTGGGAACCAGTTCAACATCAAGCAGAACCAGGGCTTCCACAACCTGGGCTTCAGCAACAAGTACACCGAAAGAGAAGGTGGCGGAAGCCTCAAGCTGGAGATCGACAACAACCACATTAACAAGCTCCACGCAGTGCCCACCAACCCAGAGAGGGAGTTGGGCACGGGGCAGGCAGCCAAGCCTCGTGTGAGGGAGGGTGGTGGGGGTCTATATATCCTCCATCCAGAGGGCCAGGTGCCAAGACGAGATCCATCCAAGGGCCTCAATCTAGTCCGAGTCTCTCCCAATACACCCTCCCTGGATCTTACGCTTAATCTGACCCACTCAGGTGACACTGACTCTCACCCAGACAGAGATAGGATGGTCCGGAACGTCTCCGACCCCGTCATCGGGGACAGGTATGGGGTGGTGTGCAACACCTCATCAGTGGATGAGCTGGACGAGGGGGTGGGGGGCACGCCGGAGTATCTGGGCGACACGGGAGATGAGCAGAGTGTTCTGTCTGCGGACATTCAAACCAGTACGACTAGCCTGTCCTCGGAAGACACAAACGACGATAGGGAGGCGCCGGACGCCACTGCCACAGAGAATGGGATCGGGATCTCAGTGAAGAAGAGCGAGGATGAGGGTAAGGCAGGGGAAGACGATGACGTGCAGAGCGTCACAGACTCTATGGTGGCGGAAGCTCTGGCAGCTCTAGAGGCAGCGACGGCCGGGGAGGACTATGAGGACTAACTGTTAAAAACCCTCTTAAaaagtccaaaaaacacaatcTAACATTGATATCTATTCAGCTTCAATATCTGATGGGGCCGAAGGAGGAGAGTCTGATGTATCTTTTAACATGTCCCATGGGTATATCAATGTTGTCTGTACTctcaggagaaggagagagactctTGGTGCTCGACTGTCAATATTCCCTCTGTTCTGCTCCCCAACATATGGTACATATTAAACTTCCTGGTCTTTCAGCTGTACAATCTACATTTCTATGTTCCACCAACACAGCTTCTAGAACTTCTATCTCTATATTCTGTCCTATAAAATGCAGCTCTGCACTGCTTCTAGAACTTGTATCACTATATTCTGTTGTACATTCTGTTCTATTCAGTGGGCATACAGTACTTGCCATGGCTTTGTTTTGTCTTCGGGGAGCTTACTGTGCTTCATTATAGAAACACGTTGACAGGTCATCTCCAGCTACCTATTGGTGTATCGtatccatgttgttgtttacctgtTTTACTATGTTATTTATATAATGACTGGTTGGCCCAGACTTTTCTGGTTCAATACATGTCCGAGATAGCTTGTCAGGGTCTGTTTAGCTAAGAAGATTCCACTCCTTTCGCAATGACACGGTGCAAGGAGTGcaatgttagctaaacagactggtacccagtcAGAGACATTCCCCAAACTTTGGGGAGGAGAGTAGACATGATaaagaccatagagagaggtaGTCACATGGGTTGTTGTTGACGTTAGTTCACTTTACAACCTCCCATTGTGGAGCATACTGGGCTGACCTCATGAGACCTTACGACAGGAAGTAGGTATATATCACAGATATACCTAGCATCTCTGTATATCCTGTTTTCCCTCGAATGTAAACATTCCACATTTGTGAAGGGTCTTTGTTTCAATGAAGAAAAATTatattgatttatttttttatctggaCTATCCTTTTAAAGTCTTTGTTTGTTTGCCAAAATCATTTCTATTCAAATGTATATGTACATAAAATGCGTTTAGAAGTTTAATTTGCTATGTACTGCCAAGAAGCCTTAAATtatttttaaatcaaatcaaagcacAGATGTTTTCAGGGGCACAATATAAAATAAAGAAAAGAATTGACCATGTTTCTCTGGTCGTCTCACAAATCTCGATATTCCTCTCGTACACATCCCTCTCCCTTTTCTCAAACTCTTTCCGGTCTCTTTCTACCAGATCCAatcgctccatctctctcaagGATGTGCAACAAATACAAAACCCACCCTGTTAACACCCGTGTAGccttggtgtttgtgtgtgtgtgtgtgtgtgtgtgtgtgtgtgtgtgtgtgtgtgtgtgtgtgtgtgtgtgtgtgtgtgtgtgtgtgtgtgtgtgtgtgtgtgtgtgtgtgtgtgtgtgtgtgtttaggagaTCGTAGCTGAAATGTTTCTCTGACAGCCCTCTGATATTCCTTGCCACCAGAGCCCTGGGACCAGACCTAACGAAGGCCCTTGGAGCGTTACTCAGGTCAAAAGGAGACGCCAGGGACTCACAGACACCTGATTACACCCGGGCTAAGGCGGTGAACGTGCTAACTTTGGCTCACCACATGATAGCTATTAGCGTGTCTCTCCCAACCTCCCCTCGCAGTAGGAAAGGAGACACCGAAATATCCCAATCTTGTGATGTTTCTTTTTTAGCCACATTATCTCCCCCATCTCCTTTTCTTTACTGAGTGTTTGTCTCCGTTTGTCTCCATTTAATCACACACCATCCCTCTCGACGTTAGACGCTGTT
Proteins encoded in this region:
- the zgc:194930 gene encoding uncharacterized protein zgc:194930; translation: MGCQCCRMLKSYIYDPTAPVDVHGRKRDPAESSLYQSHHLPGDSGNQFNIKQNQGFHNLGFSNKYTEREGGGSLKLEIDNNHINKLHAVPTNPERELGTGQAAKPRVREGGGGLYILHPEGQVPRRDPSKGLNLVRVSPNTPSLDLTLNLTHSGDTDSHPDRDRMVRNVSDPVIGDRYGVVCNTSSVDELDEGVGGTPEYLGDTGDEQSVLSADIQTSTTSLSSEDTNDDREAPDATATENGIGISVKKSEDEGKAGEDDDVQSVTDSMVAEALAALEAATAGEDYED